In Haloarcula halophila, a single window of DNA contains:
- a CDS encoding helix-turn-helix domain-containing protein, which translates to MTDIKADIRVEHPDIVCTKSVTYDQSSKVMSVSEAGTDPTSRTFYYYIESSDFHLLEEGLRNDNTVAEFERVIETRDQEAIYCVEYSGEGILFSPVISDANGVILNKKNNGSAWLFTIWLTERADLHQIWDYAQENDIDIELLRVNEYASLGNTDAGLTDSQREALLVALETGYFEEPRNATLDEVAAELDISQPAAGGLLRRGIRRLIISSLLAESKAPE; encoded by the coding sequence ATGACCGATATTAAAGCCGACATACGGGTCGAGCATCCCGACATAGTGTGTACGAAGTCGGTCACGTACGACCAAAGTTCGAAAGTGATGTCGGTCTCAGAGGCGGGAACTGACCCAACATCTAGAACCTTCTATTACTACATCGAATCGTCCGACTTCCACCTGCTCGAAGAGGGATTACGGAATGATAATACCGTTGCTGAATTCGAACGGGTCATCGAAACCAGAGATCAGGAGGCGATATATTGCGTCGAATACAGTGGCGAAGGGATACTTTTCTCACCGGTGATTTCAGACGCGAATGGTGTTATCCTCAATAAGAAAAATAATGGAAGCGCTTGGCTGTTCACAATCTGGCTGACAGAACGAGCAGACCTGCATCAGATCTGGGACTACGCCCAAGAGAACGACATTGACATCGAGTTACTTCGCGTGAACGAATACGCGAGTTTAGGAAATACGGACGCTGGATTGACCGATAGCCAACGGGAAGCACTCCTCGTCGCACTCGAAACAGGGTATTTCGAAGAACCACGGAACGCAACACTCGACGAAGTCGCCGCTGAGTTGGATATCTCGCAACCTGCAGCGGGTGGTCTCCTCCGACGTGGAATCAGGCGACTCATCATATCGTCCCTGCTAGCTGAGAGCAAAGCTCCAGAGTAA
- a CDS encoding PAS domain-containing sensor histidine kinase encodes MAEGLHRKLVEEFSDIATIIDSDGTITYVSPSVTRMLGYEPEELVGEVGYEYQHPDDRDAVADAIERIQTNPDDTQIIETRFRRADGSWCWIEATLQNRLDDPDINGILVNSRDISKRKRKEHQHQALAKEYKTLLENVDDSIFFINVESADAKYVFRFERLNRAYEEQTEISTDEVRGKTPTDVFGEDLGTDLQANYHRCARTQEPISYEEEVPVETGARFWQTVLTPVLTNGEVTQIIGITRNITERVKQERQLQSQKEQLDEFASVVSHDLRNPLSVAQGRSELLANDCDSDHLPPISRSLDRMEEIIADTLTLARQGQVVSDQEPIDLVNLVGKCWKNVRSDEATIEIEDKVMITGDPGRLQHIFENLFRNAIEHGGTDVTVRVGQIDTHGIYVEDTGSGIPEDAREAVFDAGHTSASGGTGFGLTIVKRIAEAHGWKVKIVEGIDGGARFEFTDIDIDQ; translated from the coding sequence ATGGCAGAGGGATTGCATCGAAAGCTTGTCGAAGAGTTCTCCGATATTGCGACGATTATCGATTCAGACGGGACGATTACGTATGTGAGTCCCTCGGTCACCCGGATGCTCGGATATGAGCCAGAGGAACTAGTCGGTGAGGTCGGCTACGAATATCAGCATCCGGACGACCGTGACGCTGTTGCCGACGCCATTGAGAGAATCCAGACAAATCCCGACGACACCCAGATAATCGAGACACGGTTTCGTCGTGCCGATGGCTCGTGGTGTTGGATCGAGGCGACACTACAAAACCGACTCGACGATCCTGATATCAATGGAATCCTCGTGAATAGCCGTGACATCTCCAAGCGAAAACGGAAGGAACACCAACATCAGGCGCTTGCCAAAGAGTACAAAACACTCCTTGAGAACGTCGATGACAGTATTTTCTTCATAAACGTCGAGTCAGCGGATGCGAAGTACGTGTTCCGCTTTGAACGTTTGAACCGTGCCTACGAGGAACAAACCGAGATTTCGACCGATGAAGTCCGGGGAAAGACTCCAACCGACGTGTTCGGTGAAGACCTCGGGACAGACCTCCAAGCAAACTATCATCGGTGTGCCCGAACTCAGGAACCGATCTCGTATGAGGAGGAGGTTCCAGTCGAGACGGGCGCACGGTTTTGGCAAACGGTTCTCACACCAGTTCTTACCAACGGCGAAGTGACCCAGATTATCGGTATCACACGGAACATCACAGAGCGGGTCAAACAGGAGCGACAGCTCCAGAGCCAAAAGGAGCAACTTGACGAGTTCGCAAGCGTAGTGTCACACGATCTGCGGAATCCACTCAGTGTCGCACAGGGTCGGTCAGAACTCCTCGCAAACGACTGCGACAGCGACCATCTCCCTCCCATCAGCAGATCACTTGACCGGATGGAAGAAATCATCGCTGATACGCTCACACTTGCCAGACAGGGCCAAGTTGTCTCAGATCAAGAGCCGATAGATTTAGTCAATTTAGTCGGAAAGTGCTGGAAGAACGTACGATCAGATGAGGCTACCATCGAGATTGAAGACAAAGTCATGATCACTGGTGATCCGGGTCGACTCCAACACATATTCGAGAACCTCTTTCGGAACGCAATTGAACACGGCGGGACGGACGTGACTGTCCGAGTCGGCCAAATCGATACACACGGAATTTACGTCGAAGACACTGGTTCAGGGATTCCGGAAGACGCCCGTGAGGCAGTGTTTGATGCTGGGCATACCTCGGCAAGTGGCGGAACCGGGTTTGGGTTGACAATCGTCAAACGGATCGCAGAGGCCCACGGCTGGAAGGTTAAGATCGTCGAGGGGATTGATGGTGGAGCCCGATTTGAGTTCACTGATATCGATATCGATCAGTGA
- a CDS encoding response regulator transcription factor translates to MPGEILVVDDDETIRRLVSHRLEAAGYDVRTCEDGREAADLLGTDYRPDLVVMDVMMPRLDGTRLARMVRKGELAVPTDLPIVMLTSRGREEHVLEGFDAGVDDYVTKPFRSAELVARVRRQMDG, encoded by the coding sequence ATGCCGGGTGAGATACTCGTCGTCGACGACGACGAAACGATCAGGCGGCTCGTCTCCCACCGGCTCGAAGCGGCGGGCTACGACGTGCGGACCTGCGAGGACGGCCGCGAAGCGGCCGACCTGTTGGGGACCGACTACCGGCCTGACCTCGTCGTGATGGACGTGATGATGCCCCGCCTCGACGGAACGCGGTTGGCCCGGATGGTCCGCAAGGGAGAACTCGCGGTCCCGACGGACCTGCCGATCGTGATGCTCACTTCCCGTGGCCGGGAGGAACACGTCCTCGAAGGATTCGACGCGGGCGTCGACGACTACGTGACGAAACCGTTCCGGAGCGCGGAGCTCGTCGCCAGAGTCCGGAGGCAGATGGATGGTTGA